A genomic region of Thermodesulfitimonas autotrophica contains the following coding sequences:
- a CDS encoding AAA family ATPase has translation MSGTRLYVIFGSYTEKLSEHLSPAYEIAGSDRTLEAAVATSRKLSPPPDIFLVLGSALASGMVEGRIDYGAALVKNLKELRKACPMSRVVVVLSSSADDLLVQEIAKLGIYDVHRVDEVRVDDLVSFIENPRTFADLEVGAAATGDPGKVSFSSESRASWLQGLLRRFQKEKPAYKERVQPTRTTTKALQGPLVVAVGVSLPGISQVSVPPATAVAVLFAPGCADRSLLPPGAKGYIVGTGPLAWRDAARTGLPVIDPGKATTLVDAGRSNFCVVVYSSSTAVGKTTVALNLASLLSKEKKVCLVDLDSGKPTLTELVTGRVDARGDLSAPVPTRWGFDFVPVVSEDVSLQDALSGFRGLLARCDVVVDCPGRLNLLPCMEAALRVADRILLVSDCTNRSVAAVRNFAVGTMRELGITERTLLVVNRKEMKPFLKPTEVAERVGIPLSFELPFDPLVEKMFGECQPLTHLKFKRSPLLEKLQEISVFLKGDDALVQPGVPTHSAG, from the coding sequence ATGTCCGGAACCCGTCTTTACGTAATTTTCGGGAGTTATACAGAGAAACTCTCCGAGCACCTTTCCCCCGCATACGAGATAGCCGGCTCGGACCGGACCCTGGAGGCGGCGGTCGCCACGTCCAGAAAGCTGTCTCCTCCTCCCGATATTTTCCTTGTCCTGGGCTCCGCGCTCGCGTCGGGCATGGTCGAAGGGAGGATAGACTATGGGGCGGCCCTGGTCAAAAACCTTAAGGAACTCAGGAAGGCCTGCCCTATGAGCCGGGTCGTGGTCGTGCTTTCTTCTTCCGCGGACGATCTTTTAGTCCAGGAGATAGCGAAACTGGGGATCTACGACGTTCACAGGGTCGACGAGGTTCGCGTGGACGACCTGGTTTCCTTCATCGAGAACCCCAGGACGTTCGCGGACCTCGAAGTAGGCGCGGCGGCCACGGGAGACCCGGGCAAAGTTTCTTTCTCTTCCGAGAGTCGGGCGAGCTGGCTTCAAGGCCTGCTGCGGAGGTTCCAGAAAGAAAAGCCCGCCTACAAAGAGCGGGTTCAGCCGACCCGGACAACCACGAAAGCCCTCCAGGGGCCACTCGTCGTGGCCGTGGGCGTGTCGCTTCCGGGAATTTCCCAGGTTAGTGTGCCTCCCGCGACCGCCGTGGCGGTCCTGTTCGCCCCGGGGTGCGCGGACCGGTCCCTCCTCCCTCCGGGGGCGAAGGGCTACATCGTGGGAACGGGGCCCCTGGCGTGGCGGGATGCGGCGCGGACCGGCCTCCCCGTGATCGATCCCGGGAAGGCGACGACGCTGGTCGACGCCGGGCGGAGCAACTTCTGCGTCGTGGTCTACTCCTCCTCGACCGCCGTGGGCAAGACGACCGTCGCGCTCAACCTCGCCTCGCTTCTCTCCAAAGAGAAGAAGGTCTGCCTCGTGGACCTCGACTCCGGGAAGCCCACTTTAACGGAGCTCGTCACGGGGCGGGTCGACGCGAGGGGAGACCTGTCCGCTCCGGTGCCGACGCGGTGGGGCTTCGACTTTGTACCGGTCGTTTCGGAAGACGTTTCCCTCCAGGACGCCCTTTCGGGCTTCCGCGGCCTCCTGGCCCGCTGTGATGTCGTGGTGGACTGCCCCGGGAGGCTCAATTTATTACCCTGCATGGAGGCCGCCCTGCGGGTGGCGGACAGGATCCTTCTGGTCTCCGACTGCACCAACAGGTCCGTGGCGGCCGTGCGAAACTTCGCCGTCGGTACGATGCGGGAGCTTGGGATTACCGAAAGGACCTTGCTCGTGGTCAATAGGAAAGAGATGAAGCCCTTCCTCAAGCCTACGGAAGTAGCGGAGAGGGTCGGAATACCGCTTTCTTTCGAGCTGCCCTTCGACCCCCTCGTGGAGAAGATGTTCGGGGAGTGCCAGCCCCTCACGCACCTGAAGTTCAAGCGGTCGCCGCTTCTCGAAAAACTCCAGGAGATTTCCGTTTTCTTGAAAGGAGATGACGCGCTTGTTCAACCTGGAGTACCAACCCATAGTGCAGGCTAA
- a CDS encoding reverse transcriptase-like protein: protein MQHLSVYCDGSCGPNPGGVAAFGWTVYDGEEKVCEFCSVACVGEGATNNVAEYSAVVSVLSWLLANGYAKRRVVVYSDSELLVRQFAGKYRVKALNLVPLHRQALELAVRFREVAFRWIPREKNAEADALSQRARRGALLSCGRGEKAQKLAPLVRHLGADLYAVPSQSDPFKAYTVDLSKNTCDCPDFQARGKKLGYCKHILAARRFAAKHPKPPGLEETA from the coding sequence TTGCAGCACCTTAGCGTTTATTGCGACGGCTCTTGCGGGCCCAATCCGGGCGGCGTCGCCGCGTTCGGATGGACGGTCTACGACGGCGAAGAAAAGGTTTGCGAGTTCTGCTCTGTCGCCTGCGTGGGAGAAGGCGCGACCAACAACGTCGCTGAATACAGCGCAGTTGTTTCTGTTTTGAGCTGGCTTCTGGCCAACGGCTACGCGAAGAGGAGAGTTGTCGTCTATTCGGACAGCGAGTTGCTGGTACGCCAGTTCGCCGGGAAATACAGGGTCAAGGCTTTAAACCTGGTTCCCCTGCACCGGCAGGCTTTAGAGTTGGCCGTGCGCTTCAGGGAAGTCGCCTTCAGGTGGATCCCCAGGGAGAAAAACGCCGAGGCCGACGCGCTTTCCCAGAGGGCCCGCCGGGGCGCCCTGTTAAGCTGCGGAAGAGGGGAGAAGGCCCAAAAACTGGCCCCGCTCGTCCGCCACCTGGGAGCCGATTTGTACGCCGTTCCTTCCCAGTCGGATCCGTTCAAAGCGTATACCGTGGATCTGTCTAAAAACACCTGCGATTGTCCCGACTTTCAGGCCAGGGGGAAGAAGTTGGGATATTGCAAGCACATTCTCGCCGCGAGAAGGTTCGCGGCGAAGCATCCGAAGCCTCCGGGTTTGGAAGAAACCGCCTAA
- a CDS encoding Holliday junction resolvase RecU, with product MLPATANRGCALEDLVETIFSADPKSAMHRQNNKWIPLRGGKAGAFPSRGAPVDFVGVIRGVPVALECKECGAPRFPLSETRLPQKEKDALLRFVKAGGKSFLLVWFWKSNTLAVYPIADVLAFLKEGKKSLTPGDAAFVLSVGEMLKLPARLVCEPKAGGDAVAAP from the coding sequence ATGCTTCCAGCTACAGCCAACCGGGGTTGTGCTTTAGAAGACTTGGTTGAAACAATCTTCAGTGCTGATCCCAAATCGGCGATGCACCGGCAGAACAACAAGTGGATCCCGCTGCGCGGCGGCAAAGCAGGCGCGTTTCCCTCCAGAGGCGCGCCGGTCGACTTTGTGGGGGTGATTCGCGGCGTCCCTGTAGCCCTGGAGTGCAAGGAGTGCGGAGCACCGCGGTTCCCGCTTTCGGAAACACGCCTTCCCCAGAAAGAGAAGGACGCGCTCCTGCGGTTCGTCAAAGCCGGCGGAAAGAGCTTCCTGTTGGTCTGGTTCTGGAAGAGCAACACGCTTGCGGTTTACCCGATCGCAGACGTGCTGGCGTTCTTAAAAGAGGGGAAGAAGAGCTTGACGCCGGGCGACGCGGCTTTCGTGTTGTCTGTGGGCGAGATGCTTAAACTTCCTGCCAGGCTGGTTTGTGAACCCAAAGCGGGAGGTGACGCAGTTGCAGCACCTTAG
- a CDS encoding Holliday junction resolvase RecU, whose amino-acid sequence MLSVYANRGCALEDLVEAVFEANPNSKVFRQNNRWVPLRSGKGGAFPSRGAPVDFVGCIEGVPVAIECKETSSPRLPLTESRFPEKEKVALVEFERAGGRSFIVAAFWRENALAVFKLETFLRALEHKKSVKYDDADAVISLDFALELPVRIAALTRKRRGRREKTKKRC is encoded by the coding sequence GTGCTCTCCGTTTACGCCAACAGGGGTTGTGCCCTCGAAGACCTGGTTGAGGCGGTCTTTGAGGCCAATCCGAACTCGAAGGTGTTCCGCCAGAACAACAGGTGGGTTCCCCTGCGCTCCGGCAAAGGGGGCGCGTTCCCGTCCAGGGGTGCCCCCGTGGACTTCGTGGGTTGCATTGAGGGCGTCCCCGTGGCGATAGAGTGCAAAGAGACAAGTTCTCCCAGGCTCCCCCTGACGGAAAGCCGCTTTCCCGAAAAGGAGAAGGTGGCGCTGGTGGAGTTTGAACGGGCCGGAGGGAGGAGCTTCATAGTAGCGGCCTTCTGGAGGGAGAACGCCCTGGCGGTGTTCAAACTGGAAACCTTCCTTCGAGCCCTGGAGCACAAGAAGAGTGTTAAATATGACGACGCGGACGCCGTTATTTCCCTGGACTTCGCTCTGGAGCTTCCCGTGAGGATTGCAGCACTAACACGAAAAAGGCGGGGCAGGCGCGAAAAAACAAAAAAGAGGTGTTAA
- a CDS encoding ParB/RepB/Spo0J family partition protein — MNEISVSFLKIHPKNGEYFSPPTPEEKEALKRSIAAEGIRDPLKVTPDYTVIAGHVRLEIAKELGLKKVPVVIVDGDPEYLEYLLIADNDERRTCNDPIKKAKRAEFLKRYWGIQQGGDRRSKEKNSPLKTLDDVAREVGEDVANLKKLLKLNDLIPELQQLVSQGKLSQTAAYSLAFLPPDEQKELLASLDEAGVAGLSVKEAQELRRKLDAFRKEKESLQGRLVELEEEKESLSRQLADLQDSLSSVEEEVAEKLGRQYEEKLQEALSGLQKRLREAKEESEHLRAKLRELKQNPVERVVEKVVYQTDPSVEAELKSLKEQLASLKKERSELKTKLEETHRTLNNYLEANARIKGHSITDETRFRSSVTMAAKTIGEAVARVKIDFKPSFRRNKDLTDRLHLLVEHLEEAARELRELAEGGMLDAEVIGVEAAGVN; from the coding sequence GTGAACGAGATTTCTGTTTCTTTTCTTAAAATCCACCCGAAGAACGGAGAGTACTTTTCTCCCCCTACTCCGGAGGAGAAGGAGGCGCTGAAGCGCAGCATCGCGGCGGAGGGCATCCGCGACCCGCTGAAGGTAACCCCGGATTACACGGTGATCGCTGGACACGTGCGGCTGGAAATAGCGAAAGAGCTCGGACTGAAGAAGGTGCCCGTGGTCATCGTGGACGGCGACCCGGAGTACCTGGAGTACCTGCTGATCGCGGACAATGATGAGCGGCGGACGTGCAATGACCCCATCAAAAAAGCGAAGCGGGCTGAATTCCTGAAGCGGTACTGGGGGATACAACAGGGTGGAGACAGGCGATCAAAGGAGAAAAATTCTCCTTTGAAAACACTGGATGATGTTGCCAGAGAAGTTGGGGAGGATGTGGCTAACCTGAAAAAGCTCCTCAAACTCAACGACCTTATTCCTGAGCTCCAGCAGCTCGTTTCCCAGGGCAAACTCTCCCAGACCGCGGCCTATTCCCTGGCTTTCCTGCCGCCTGATGAGCAAAAAGAACTGCTTGCTTCCCTGGACGAAGCGGGCGTAGCCGGTCTCTCCGTAAAGGAGGCCCAGGAGCTCCGCAGGAAGCTGGACGCTTTCAGGAAGGAGAAAGAATCCCTCCAGGGCCGCCTGGTTGAACTGGAGGAAGAGAAGGAGTCCCTCTCCAGACAACTCGCGGATCTCCAGGATTCCCTCTCTTCGGTGGAAGAGGAAGTCGCCGAAAAGTTAGGCCGGCAGTACGAGGAAAAACTGCAAGAGGCCCTCTCTGGCTTGCAGAAAAGACTCCGGGAGGCGAAAGAAGAGTCCGAGCATCTGCGGGCGAAGCTCAGGGAACTTAAACAGAACCCCGTGGAGAGGGTCGTCGAGAAGGTCGTCTACCAGACCGATCCTTCGGTCGAAGCCGAGCTGAAGAGCCTCAAGGAGCAGCTCGCTTCCCTGAAGAAGGAACGCTCTGAACTCAAAACCAAACTCGAAGAAACCCACCGGACGCTCAACAACTACCTGGAAGCGAACGCCCGTATCAAGGGGCACAGTATCACCGACGAAACCAGGTTCCGCTCGTCCGTCACGATGGCCGCGAAGACGATTGGGGAAGCCGTGGCCAGGGTCAAGATCGATTTCAAGCCCTCGTTCCGCCGCAACAAAGACTTAACCGACAGGCTTCACCTGCTGGTGGAGCACCTTGAGGAGGCCGCGCGGGAACTGCGCGAACTCGCTGAAGGCGGAATGCTCGACGCGGAGGTGATCGGGGTTGAAGCTGCTGGAGTTAATTGA
- a CDS encoding prohibitin family protein translates to MGKHVGQFKIVAGLVGLLLLLTVFRFWAIVPAGHVGVLLQFGAVKGSLGEGFHLRAPLVQKVALVDVRVQKAEADAAAASRDLQTVTSRIAVNYHVRPDAAARLYERVGMSYPETVIAPAVQESVKAVTAKYTAEELITRRREVSSEVQVLLADRLAPYGIRVDGFNIVNFDFSAKFNEAVEEKLAAEQRALKARRDLERIKIEAEQKVTQAKAEAEALRIQRQQVTPELLRLREIEVQKMAVEKWDGRLPQVTGGAMPFVDLRALSQAQGR, encoded by the coding sequence TTGGGAAAGCATGTCGGGCAGTTTAAGATTGTAGCTGGGTTGGTCGGGTTATTGCTCCTGCTCACCGTCTTTCGCTTTTGGGCCATAGTCCCGGCGGGGCATGTGGGCGTTCTGCTTCAGTTCGGTGCCGTCAAAGGAAGCCTCGGAGAAGGCTTCCACCTGCGCGCCCCGCTGGTTCAGAAGGTCGCCCTGGTGGACGTTCGGGTTCAGAAAGCGGAGGCGGACGCGGCGGCGGCCAGCCGCGACCTGCAGACCGTTACCTCGCGGATCGCGGTCAACTACCACGTGCGGCCGGACGCGGCGGCGCGGCTCTACGAGCGCGTGGGCATGAGTTATCCGGAAACAGTGATCGCCCCGGCGGTGCAGGAGAGCGTCAAGGCTGTCACCGCGAAGTACACGGCGGAGGAGCTTATCACCCGCAGACGGGAAGTCAGTTCCGAGGTTCAAGTCCTTTTAGCCGACCGGCTGGCGCCTTACGGGATCAGGGTCGACGGGTTCAACATCGTTAACTTTGACTTCAGCGCGAAGTTCAACGAGGCCGTCGAAGAGAAGCTGGCGGCCGAGCAGCGGGCGCTCAAGGCCAGGCGCGACCTGGAGCGCATCAAGATCGAGGCCGAGCAGAAGGTGACGCAGGCGAAAGCCGAAGCGGAGGCCCTGCGGATCCAGCGCCAGCAGGTGACGCCGGAGCTTTTGCGGCTGCGCGAGATCGAAGTCCAAAAGATGGCGGTCGAGAAGTGGGACGGGCGTCTGCCGCAGGTCACGGGCGGGGCCATGCCTTTCGTCGACCTGCGGGCGCTGTCCCAGGCTCAGGGGCGTTGA
- a CDS encoding zinc ribbon domain-containing protein gives MRVYEYGCLAPVSGEEAIVGVLRARSDLWNKLIETERELDRKRREVYARASELASLGVLEKEIEFVSNLIGSLREEIKRERKLHRQGSVALSARMLEDLNRFKGCLARLKAQYKEARKGALDGVREELEQLEEERRQAVQRVDDEFKRVLWWPNRDEERVEYENARKRLVRSRSEGQKAELRFHRFDGTGKATVRLRERGSAGPWGMPVGNIFIPNSVCWMRPVPPEAWTSPVRAERRRKARTVLHFRVGTDADGNPVWAVLPMVMHRPLPEGGVVRQVSVVRERVGRHFRYKAVFTVQLFPNAIKEEPLLDGVVAVDVGWRRVESGIRVAVWLDDHGNHGEVIIPDRLYREFLRLKELQSLRDTHFNEAKKILVEFLKKAQGMPEWLLEECRSLKEWRSPGRLVSLLGRWKKNCFPGDKGILNWLSDWQQREDHLYDWQSHLRDQILRHRREIYRIFASQLADKYGVVVLEDFDLRKVVKTPPPEEGTQGSIPPDYQRFIVAPSELRLCIVNACAREGVSVSLQPAAFTTLRCHACGYVEKFDAAREIWHRCPKCGELWDQDYNACVNLLERYFSKESADS, from the coding sequence GTGCGTGTCTACGAATACGGTTGTCTTGCCCCGGTCTCGGGGGAGGAGGCTATAGTCGGCGTTCTTCGCGCCCGCAGTGACCTGTGGAATAAACTGATTGAAACAGAAAGAGAGCTTGACAGGAAAAGGCGGGAAGTTTACGCCAGGGCCTCTGAGTTAGCCAGCCTGGGTGTACTGGAGAAGGAGATAGAGTTTGTAAGCAACCTAATAGGTTCCCTCCGGGAGGAGATCAAGAGAGAGCGCAAGCTGCACCGGCAAGGTAGCGTTGCCCTGTCCGCTCGGATGCTGGAGGATCTTAACAGGTTCAAGGGCTGCCTGGCCCGGTTGAAGGCCCAATACAAAGAGGCTAGGAAGGGCGCCCTCGACGGCGTGAGAGAAGAGCTGGAGCAGCTGGAGGAGGAGCGGAGGCAGGCCGTCCAGCGGGTGGACGACGAGTTCAAGCGGGTGCTCTGGTGGCCCAACCGGGACGAGGAGCGAGTCGAGTATGAGAATGCCAGGAAGCGCCTTGTTAGAAGCCGTTCCGAGGGACAAAAAGCGGAACTGAGGTTTCACCGGTTTGACGGGACGGGCAAGGCCACGGTCCGGCTGCGGGAGAGAGGTTCTGCGGGCCCGTGGGGGATGCCGGTGGGAAACATCTTTATCCCGAACTCCGTCTGCTGGATGCGGCCCGTGCCGCCGGAGGCGTGGACCTCTCCGGTGCGCGCGGAGCGGCGGAGGAAGGCCCGCACGGTGCTGCACTTCCGGGTGGGTACGGACGCCGACGGCAATCCCGTCTGGGCGGTCCTGCCGATGGTCATGCACCGGCCCCTGCCGGAAGGGGGTGTTGTTCGTCAAGTCTCGGTGGTGCGGGAACGTGTGGGGCGGCACTTCCGGTACAAGGCAGTGTTCACGGTGCAGTTGTTCCCAAATGCAATAAAGGAAGAGCCTCTGTTAGACGGGGTGGTGGCGGTGGACGTCGGCTGGCGCAGGGTCGAAAGCGGTATCAGGGTTGCCGTCTGGCTTGACGACCACGGCAATCACGGAGAGGTAATCATCCCGGACCGCCTCTACCGGGAGTTCTTGCGGTTAAAAGAATTGCAGTCCCTGCGTGACACTCACTTCAACGAGGCGAAGAAGATCCTGGTGGAGTTTCTGAAAAAGGCGCAGGGAATGCCGGAGTGGCTGCTGGAGGAATGCAGGAGTTTGAAAGAGTGGCGCTCTCCCGGCAGGCTGGTGTCCCTGCTCGGGCGGTGGAAAAAGAACTGCTTCCCTGGTGACAAGGGCATCCTCAACTGGCTCTCTGACTGGCAACAGCGAGAGGACCACCTCTACGACTGGCAGAGTCATTTAAGAGACCAAATCCTGCGTCATCGGCGGGAAATCTACCGCATTTTTGCCAGTCAGTTAGCTGACAAGTACGGCGTGGTAGTCTTGGAGGACTTCGACCTGCGGAAGGTGGTTAAAACTCCCCCGCCGGAGGAGGGGACGCAGGGTTCGATCCCGCCGGACTACCAGCGGTTCATTGTTGCGCCTTCGGAGCTCCGGCTGTGCATTGTGAACGCCTGCGCCAGGGAGGGGGTAAGCGTATCTTTGCAGCCTGCCGCCTTTACAACCCTGCGGTGCCACGCCTGCGGGTACGTGGAAAAGTTCGACGCCGCGAGGGAGATATGGCACCGCTGCCCGAAGTGTGGGGAGTTATGGGACCAGGATTATAATGCTTGTGTTAATTTACTCGAACGGTACTTTTCGAAAGAGAGTGCCGATTCGTAA
- a CDS encoding peptidoglycan DD-metalloendopeptidase family protein — MVVEATGYTAGYESTGKRPGDPGYGITATGTRAHHGTVAVDPSVIPLGTKMYIPGYGYGVAEDTGGAIKGNRIDLFFDDVDEALQWGRRTVTVRLFGKGKKSNNPAIFAWGESDTGWPFAKDEKLFLKYLKLDSDWFNQFQGRADLFQEKVDSASGDTASSEATVGSVWGSYPEVVSEKDMLRPHRVHWALMASMDKVLGDPVVHGAHGMEDEQGTRGRKPDPEKRFKELEPRDIEWEEFELYYYHWWEVETKDGWESHSETYTKKIRLLKHVNTYEADFTYVWEPKVIEEKSEHSYLKVIVPRCVKVAKRGPLYDRVKKTLNSYGLVKDSNVEFVLQLAMNLDDTFRADVQGFNSPYDLNLPDVHFTGAPGKVSWPCSGRITSPFGYRADPFTGTKRFHSGVDIANQEGTPVASAADGIVIWTGWAGGYGKRVVIDHGSFRTAYAHLKEILVKPGQEVKGGDVIGLMGSTGRSTGPHLHFEVIVDGEYVDPQDFLERSGAS, encoded by the coding sequence ATGGTCGTCGAGGCCACGGGCTACACCGCAGGTTACGAGTCCACCGGGAAGAGACCGGGGGACCCCGGCTACGGGATAACCGCGACCGGGACCCGCGCGCACCACGGCACCGTGGCGGTCGACCCCTCCGTGATCCCCCTGGGGACGAAGATGTACATTCCCGGCTACGGTTACGGGGTCGCCGAGGACACCGGGGGAGCCATAAAGGGCAACCGGATCGACCTCTTCTTCGACGACGTGGACGAGGCCCTCCAGTGGGGCAGGAGGACCGTCACCGTCAGGCTCTTCGGGAAGGGCAAAAAGAGCAACAACCCTGCGATCTTCGCCTGGGGCGAGAGCGACACGGGCTGGCCCTTCGCCAAAGACGAGAAGCTCTTTCTGAAATACCTGAAGCTCGACTCCGACTGGTTCAACCAGTTCCAGGGGAGGGCCGACCTCTTCCAGGAGAAGGTCGACTCCGCCTCCGGGGACACGGCTTCCTCCGAGGCGACGGTGGGCTCCGTGTGGGGCTCCTACCCCGAGGTGGTCTCCGAAAAGGACATGCTCAGGCCCCATCGCGTTCACTGGGCGCTGATGGCCTCGATGGATAAGGTTTTGGGCGATCCCGTCGTCCACGGGGCGCACGGGATGGAGGACGAGCAGGGCACGAGGGGGAGGAAGCCCGACCCCGAGAAGCGCTTTAAAGAACTCGAACCCAGGGACATCGAGTGGGAGGAGTTCGAGCTCTACTACTACCACTGGTGGGAGGTAGAGACCAAGGACGGATGGGAGAGCCACTCCGAGACCTACACCAAGAAAATCAGGCTCCTCAAGCACGTCAACACCTACGAAGCGGACTTCACCTACGTCTGGGAGCCGAAGGTCATCGAGGAGAAGTCGGAGCACTCCTATTTAAAGGTGATCGTCCCCCGGTGCGTGAAGGTCGCCAAGAGGGGCCCCCTCTACGACAGGGTGAAGAAGACACTCAACTCCTACGGGCTGGTCAAGGACTCCAACGTGGAGTTCGTCCTCCAGCTCGCGATGAACCTGGACGACACCTTTAGAGCGGACGTCCAGGGCTTCAACTCCCCCTACGATCTCAATTTGCCCGACGTCCACTTCACGGGGGCCCCGGGCAAAGTCAGCTGGCCGTGCTCCGGGAGGATAACTTCCCCCTTCGGCTACCGGGCCGACCCCTTCACAGGGACGAAGCGGTTCCACTCGGGAGTAGACATCGCGAACCAGGAGGGAACCCCGGTGGCGTCCGCCGCGGACGGGATCGTGATCTGGACCGGCTGGGCGGGCGGCTACGGGAAGAGGGTCGTGATCGACCACGGTTCCTTCAGAACTGCCTACGCCCACTTGAAGGAGATCCTGGTGAAGCCCGGCCAGGAGGTGAAGGGAGGAGATGTCATCGGCCTCATGGGCTCCACGGGGAGGAGCACCGGCCCGCACCTGCACTTCGAGGTGATCGTCGACGGGGAGTACGTGGATCCACAGGACTTTTTAGAAAGGAGTGGTGCGTCATAA
- a CDS encoding VirB4 family type IV secretion system protein — MFKRRKQESPPGKKQPSLFDGAADWKDVLAPSVVREVGPGVPSLKGKATDYWVEIGSTVDFARFFRVFYAALTTGGTLAGMLNPLYTGDVGEADCDVALHLLPADPTRTVWELERKIAQLEAEHAEEKSSARRLAIQAKIEELKQRYAAVRIADQKVFFASLQVAVSSTDFDAFRRACNLAVKRFAGKGIHLRAADTRQLQALFEMTPLDLHPVKGIFRDMESSNVADLLPLGIGGLRHRAGVPLGVDPSGGLVLYDSWHPSLGNYNIVVFGRSGFGKSFLVKLLTARSTPLGVRTAIIDPEHEYENLMVGLGCPYIRLHPSSKHRLNIFDVDIVEEDDGSVKVDLDGAVQAVQAVVFRMIRVYDPSVLTGQVKVLVQEKIKELYARRGITEDPGSLYESSWEGDRLRVAGVPKRMPTLSELHGLMEATPELEKAAQLLKPFTRKGGVAAQAIFDCETNFDVKGLPAFAFSVAGLDEEIMKPLGLFIATKWAWEKFGRDRRAKKRVVVDEAQTMMDTPETAKWLEDCFRRARKRNISMCAGTQGFEVFLRVPQGLGILKNSSTKVLMRQEPIDIQAVREKFNLSEGEAGFLLKAPKGWGIIRADNDAAIFFGKSTDEEYRWFTSDPNDILKRGGPNAG, encoded by the coding sequence ATGTTTAAGCGCAGGAAACAGGAATCTCCTCCCGGCAAGAAGCAGCCTTCGCTTTTCGACGGGGCGGCGGACTGGAAGGACGTGCTGGCTCCCTCCGTGGTCAGGGAAGTGGGCCCGGGGGTCCCCTCCCTGAAAGGTAAGGCCACGGACTACTGGGTGGAGATCGGCTCCACCGTCGACTTCGCGCGATTTTTCAGGGTCTTCTACGCGGCGCTCACCACGGGCGGCACGCTCGCCGGGATGCTCAACCCCCTCTACACGGGGGACGTGGGCGAGGCCGACTGCGATGTGGCGCTGCACCTTCTCCCGGCGGACCCCACCAGGACCGTGTGGGAGTTGGAGCGCAAGATCGCGCAGCTCGAGGCGGAGCACGCGGAGGAGAAGAGCTCCGCCAGGAGGCTCGCGATTCAGGCCAAGATCGAGGAGCTGAAACAGAGGTACGCCGCGGTGCGGATCGCCGACCAGAAGGTCTTCTTCGCCTCGCTCCAGGTGGCGGTCTCCTCGACCGACTTCGACGCTTTCAGGAGGGCGTGCAACCTGGCGGTCAAGCGGTTCGCCGGTAAGGGGATCCACCTCCGCGCCGCCGACACGAGGCAGCTCCAGGCCCTCTTCGAGATGACACCCCTCGATCTCCACCCGGTCAAGGGGATCTTCCGCGACATGGAGTCGAGCAACGTTGCGGACTTACTGCCTCTCGGTATCGGGGGGCTGCGACACCGCGCCGGGGTGCCCCTGGGGGTGGACCCGTCCGGAGGGCTGGTGCTGTACGACTCCTGGCACCCCTCCCTGGGCAACTACAACATCGTCGTCTTCGGGCGAAGCGGCTTCGGGAAGTCCTTCCTGGTCAAACTCTTAACGGCCCGGTCCACTCCCCTGGGAGTGAGGACCGCGATCATCGACCCGGAGCACGAGTACGAGAATTTAATGGTCGGTCTGGGCTGCCCGTACATCAGGCTCCATCCCTCATCGAAGCACCGCCTCAACATCTTCGACGTGGACATAGTGGAGGAGGACGACGGGTCGGTGAAGGTCGACCTCGACGGCGCTGTGCAGGCCGTCCAGGCCGTTGTCTTCAGGATGATCCGGGTCTACGACCCGTCCGTACTCACGGGCCAGGTTAAAGTGCTGGTTCAAGAGAAGATCAAGGAGCTCTACGCCAGGAGGGGCATAACCGAAGACCCCGGGAGCCTCTACGAGTCCTCCTGGGAGGGGGACAGGCTCCGGGTCGCCGGGGTCCCCAAGCGGATGCCCACGCTTTCGGAGCTGCACGGACTCATGGAGGCGACGCCGGAGCTGGAGAAGGCCGCGCAGCTTCTCAAGCCCTTCACGCGGAAGGGCGGGGTCGCGGCCCAGGCAATCTTCGACTGCGAGACCAACTTCGACGTGAAGGGCCTCCCCGCCTTCGCCTTCTCCGTCGCGGGTCTGGACGAAGAGATAATGAAGCCCCTGGGACTCTTCATCGCGACGAAGTGGGCCTGGGAGAAGTTCGGGCGCGATCGGAGGGCGAAGAAGCGCGTCGTCGTCGACGAAGCCCAGACCATGATGGACACCCCGGAAACCGCGAAATGGCTGGAGGACTGCTTCCGGCGCGCCAGGAAGAGGAACATCTCCATGTGTGCCGGGACGCAGGGGTTCGAGGTGTTCTTGCGGGTCCCCCAGGGCCTGGGGATCCTGAAGAACTCCAGCACGAAGGTCCTCATGCGCCAGGAGCCCATCGACATCCAGGCCGTCAGGGAGAAGTTCAACCTCTCCGAGGGCGAGGCGGGCTTTCTCCTGAAAGCCCCGAAGGGGTGGGGCATCATCCGGGCGGACAACGACGCGGCCATCTTCTTCGGGAAGAGCACGGACGAAGAGTACCGCTGGTTCACTTCGGACCCGAACGACATCTTGAAAAGGGGTGGCCCAAATGCGGGGTAA